In a single window of the Amycolatopsis sp. cg5 genome:
- a CDS encoding GMC family oxidoreductase, translating into MDVIVVGAGSAGSVVARRLADAGVWVTLLEAGGPDTNPAIHDPSRAGELWHGPEDWDFHTVPQPQAANRRLHLPRGKVLGGSHALNAMIWVRGAPADYDGWGLPGWRWDDVRPVYERIEKDLLDVVPNEPLHPIQQSIVDAAVQIGVPFNSDYNGAELDGVSVQQVTTRDGKRLNTWLAYGAPAAERMTVHTGALVHRLLFEGTKVTGVLAEIDGEPRKVFADEVVLAAGALASPAILLRSGIGPAAELEPHGIDVVADLPGVGRNLHDHLLSPVIFATDRRRVDPPEPGRSVTQTHLFWRSRPDLAVPDTQPIHFSVPMYESWMTGPETGFSLMAGMVTPRSRGSLRLSGPSPQDEPLIDLAALEDPADFESLVASVEQCREIGRAPALAEEWGARELYPGPAADVREYVRRTAITYHHQVGTCRMGTDEESVVDPALAVHGVTGLRIADASVLPRVTTGNTNAPAVLVGEQAARFMLSR; encoded by the coding sequence ATGGACGTGATCGTGGTGGGGGCGGGTTCGGCCGGTTCGGTGGTCGCCAGGCGGCTGGCCGACGCCGGGGTGTGGGTGACGCTGCTCGAAGCGGGCGGGCCGGACACCAACCCGGCCATCCACGACCCGTCGCGGGCAGGCGAGCTGTGGCACGGGCCGGAGGACTGGGACTTCCACACGGTGCCGCAGCCGCAGGCGGCGAACCGGCGGCTGCACCTGCCACGCGGCAAGGTGCTCGGCGGGTCGCATGCGCTCAACGCGATGATCTGGGTGCGCGGCGCACCCGCCGACTACGACGGCTGGGGGCTGCCGGGCTGGCGGTGGGACGACGTGCGCCCGGTGTACGAGCGGATCGAAAAGGACCTGCTCGACGTCGTGCCGAACGAGCCGTTGCACCCGATCCAGCAGTCCATTGTGGACGCCGCGGTGCAGATCGGCGTGCCGTTCAACTCGGACTACAACGGCGCCGAACTCGACGGTGTCTCGGTGCAGCAGGTCACGACTCGCGACGGCAAGCGGCTCAACACCTGGCTCGCCTACGGGGCGCCCGCCGCCGAACGGATGACCGTCCACACGGGAGCGCTGGTGCACCGGCTGCTGTTCGAGGGCACCAAGGTGACCGGGGTGCTCGCCGAGATCGACGGTGAACCGCGCAAGGTCTTCGCCGACGAGGTCGTGCTCGCCGCCGGCGCGCTGGCGTCACCGGCGATCCTGCTTCGCAGCGGCATCGGGCCCGCCGCCGAGCTGGAACCGCACGGCATCGACGTCGTCGCGGACCTGCCGGGGGTGGGCCGGAATCTGCACGATCACCTGTTGTCGCCGGTGATCTTCGCGACCGACCGGCGCCGGGTCGATCCGCCGGAACCCGGGCGGTCGGTGACCCAGACGCACCTGTTCTGGCGCAGCCGTCCGGACCTGGCGGTCCCCGACACCCAGCCGATCCACTTCAGCGTGCCGATGTACGAGTCGTGGATGACCGGCCCGGAAACCGGGTTCTCGCTGATGGCGGGCATGGTGACGCCGCGGAGCCGTGGCAGTCTGCGGCTTTCGGGGCCGAGCCCACAGGACGAGCCGCTGATCGACCTCGCCGCGCTGGAAGACCCGGCCGACTTCGAGAGCCTGGTCGCGTCGGTGGAGCAGTGCCGCGAGATCGGCCGCGCGCCCGCGCTGGCGGAGGAATGGGGTGCTCGCGAGCTCTACCCCGGCCCCGCGGCTGATGTGCGCGAGTACGTCCGGCGGACCGCGATCACCTATCACCACCAGGTCGGGACCTGCCGGATGGGCACCGACGAGGAGTCCGTCGTGGAC